The Ramlibacter pinisoli genome segment GGACCGCTTGCCGGAGAGGATCTCGTCGCCGACGATGACGAGGCCGAAGTCAGGGCGCTTGGACATCCCGCAATGCTAGCGGGGGCGGTGCGACCGGGCCGGGCGGCGGCGGGACGGCCGCCCGCAGCTGCTCCAGCGCCGCCAGGCAGTAGTGCGCGAACCAGAGCGACGAGAAGGCGAACACCACGGTGTAGATCCAGATCGCGATCGGCACCAGGATGACGAAGGCGGCGGCGAACAGCGCGCCGGACGCCCACACGATGCCGGGCGCCGCGCCCAGGTAGCCGGTGAGGATGCCGATGCCCAGCAGCGGCATCCGGTGCCGGCGCAGCACCTCGCGGCGCTCGTCGGCACTGGCGTGGTCGGCCAGGGCATCGAAGGTCATGACGCGGTAGGTGAGCCAGCCCCAGATCAGCGGCGGCAGCAGCAGCACCAGCGGCGGAATGAGCCACAGCGGAATGGACGCCACCAGGGCCACCAGCGCCAGCAACGTCGATCCCAGCGACCAGGCGATGCTGGCCAGCATGGACCCGCCGTGGCGCTGCTCCAGCTGCGGGAACCGGCGCGCCGCCACCAGCCGCACCATGGCCGGCGTCATGAGCGCCGCCACCACCAGCAGCACGCCGACGACGATGACCGGCGTGGCCAGGAAGATGACGACCAGCGGGGCGACCACCGTGCGCAGGTTGCCCAGGCCCATGCCCTGCAGCCAGCCGCCCACCTGGCTGATGAGGGACGAGGCCTCGAGCCAGCGGAACACGGCATCGACCGCCTGCGCCCAGAACAGCCAGCCCAGGCCCAGGGCCACGGCTCCCAT includes the following:
- a CDS encoding EI24 domain-containing protein → MGLLLDSFWRAVAYCLHPRVIVLSLLPLLVMGAVALGLGWLFWAQAVDAVFRWLEASSLISQVGGWLQGMGLGNLRTVVAPLVVIFLATPVIVVGVLLVVAALMTPAMVRLVAARRFPQLEQRHGGSMLASIAWSLGSTLLALVALVASIPLWLIPPLVLLLPPLIWGWLTYRVMTFDALADHASADERREVLRRHRMPLLGIGILTGYLGAAPGIVWASGALFAAAFVILVPIAIWIYTVVFAFSSLWFAHYCLAALEQLRAAVPPPPGPVAPPPLALRDVQAP